The following proteins are encoded in a genomic region of Melopsittacus undulatus isolate bMelUnd1 chromosome 8, bMelUnd1.mat.Z, whole genome shotgun sequence:
- the PAOX gene encoding peroxisomal N(1)-acetyl-spermine/spermidine oxidase, producing the protein MGAHWIHGPSPGNPVFCLATRYGLLGPEAAREENQRAEAGGHPPLPSVTYGSSGRVLSPQAVSEARDLFATLLASARDFQGAEDPPVSSVGQYVRAEITRRVPALGGGKEDARRLQLAILATCLKLECCISGTHSMDLVALEPFGEYISLPGLDCTFPGGYSSLPERMLSTLPEGTVLLNKAVKTIQWQGSFHEEGDNARDFPVRVECEDGDTFLADHVIVTVPLGFLKEHHQDFFQPPLPERKAEAIRCLGFGTNNKIFLEFEQPFWEPQQQLIEVVWEDESPLKEPSTDLEANWFRKLIGFVVLQPPEQHGHVLCGFIAGKESEYMETLSDAEVLSTMTHVLRTLTGNPLLPTPRSVLRSQWHSSPYTRGSYSYVAVGSSGDDIDVLAQPLPEDPEDPRPLQLLFAGEATHRTFYSTTHGALLSGWREAERLNRLLETPSGSTVHK; encoded by the exons ATGGGGGCACACTGGATCCACGGCCCCTCGCCAGGGAACCCCGTCTTCTGCCTCGCCACCCGCTATGGGCTGCTGGGCCCGGAGGCTGCCCGGGAGGAGAACCAGCGGGCAGAGGCCGGGGGTCACCCCCCGCTGCCCTCCGTCACTTACGGCAGCTCAgggagggtgctgagcccccagGCGGTGAGTGAAGCCCGTGACCTCTTTGCCACGCTCCTGGCCTCTGCCCGTGATTTCCAGGGTGCTGAGGACCCACCGGTGTCCAGTGTGGGACAGTACGTGCGGGCAGAGATCACCCGCAGGGTGCCTGCCTTGGGGGGGGGCAAGGAGGATGCCCGGCGGCTCCAGCTGGCCATCCTCGCCACATGCCTCAAGCTGGAGTGTTGCATCAGTGGCACCCACAGCATGGACCTGGTGGCCCTTGAGCCCTTTGGGGAGTACATTTCCCTGCCAGGCCTGGACTGCACTTTCCCTGG TGGCTACAGCAGCTTGCCCGAGCGCATGCTCTCAACACTGCCAGAGGGCACGGTCCTGCTCAACAAGGCAGTGAAGACCATCCAGTGGCAAGGCTCCTTCCACGAGGAGGGGGATAATGCTAGGGATTTCCCTGTCCGTGTGGAGTGTGAAGATGGAGACACCTTCCTTGCTGACCACGTCATTGTCACCGTCCCACTGG GTTTCCTCAAGGAACACCACCAGGACTTCTTCCAGCCTCCCCTGCCCGAGCGGAAAGCAGAGGCCATTCGCTGCCTGGGTTTTGGCACCAACAATAAGATCTTCCTGGAGTTCGAGCAGCCTTTCTgggagccccagcagcagctcatcgAAGTGGTGTGGGAGGATGAGTCTCCCCTCAAGGAGCCCAGCACCGACCTGGAGGCCAACTGGTTCAGGAAGCTCATTGGATTTGTGGTCCTCCAACCACCAGAGCA GCACGGGCACGTCCTCTGTGGATTCATCGCAGGGAAGGAGTCGGAGTACATGGAGACACTGAGTGATGCAGAGGTCCTCAGCACCATGACACACGTGCTCCGCACGCTTACAG GGAACCCACTCCTGCCCACTCCCAGGAGCGTGCTCCGGTCCCAGTGGCACAGCAGTCCCTACACCCGGGGATCCTACAGCTACGTGGCTGTTGGCAGCTCTGGGGATGACATTGATGTCCTGGCTCAGCCCCTGCCCGAGGACCCCGAGGACCCCAGG cccctgcagctcctgttcGCCGGCGAGGCCACGCACCGCACCTTCTACTCCACCACCCACGGGGCGCTGCTGTCCGGCTGGCGAGAGGCCGAGCGCCTCAACCGGCTCCTGGAGACCCCCTCCGGCTCCACGGTGCATAAATAA
- the MTG1 gene encoding mitochondrial ribosome-associated GTPase 1 codes for MRGCEALLRAAAVRSGLGPGPGTGSGAGPGRFRECFDFGGRDVASWFPGHMARGLRQMRSSLRRADCLIEVHDARIPLSGRNPILKEVLGIRPHILVLNKMDLADPSQQPAVLEHLKQQGCSHVLFADCKRDVNVKKIVPMVANLVDNSPRYHRAESTEYSILVIGVPNVGKSSLINSLRRLHLKKGKATPVGGDPGITKAVLTRIQVCEKPLMYLVDTPGVFPPKLGDVETGMKLALCGTIRDHLVGEDIMADYLLYALNKQQQFKYVQRYGLAEACDDIGLVLRHVALAQGRTQKVKVLTGTGNVNMMMLNYPAAAYEFLRDFRAGRLGRVTLD; via the exons ATGAGGGGGTGTGAGGCGCTGCTGCGGGCGGCCGCGGTGCGGTCGGGCCTAGGGCCCGGTCCCGGTACCGGCTCCGGTGCCGGTCCCGGTCGGTTCCGGGAGTGCTTCGACTTCGGCGGCCGCGATGTGGCCTCGTGGTTCCCGGGGCACATGGCCAGAG GCCTGCGGCAGATGCGGAGCTCCTTGCGCCGCGCTGACTGCCTCATCGAGGTGCACGACGCTCGC ATCCCACTGTCGGGCCGTAACCCCATTCTGAAGGAGGTGCTGGGCATTCGCCCGCACATCCTGGTGCTGAACAAGATGGACCTGGCTGATCCCAGCCAGCAGCCG GCAGTCTTGGAGCACCTGAAGCAACAGGGATGCTCACATGTTCTCTTTGCCGACTGCAAGCGTGATGTCAATGTCAAGAAG ATTGTTCCCATGGTTGCCAACTTGGTGGACAACAGCCCTCGCTACCACAGGGCTGAG AGCACGGAGTACAGCATCCTGGTGATCGGTGTGCCCAACGTGGGCAAGTCCTCACTCATCAACTCCCTGCGGAGGCTGCACCTCAAGAAAG GGAAAGCCACTCCTGTCGGCGGTGACCCTGGTATCACTAAGGCAGTGCTGACAAGAATCCAG GTCTGTGAGAAGCCCCTGATGTACCTTGTGGATACTCCTGGCGTGTTTCCACCGAAGCTGGGTGATGTGGAGACGGGCATGAAGCTGGCACTGTGCG GAACCATCCGTGACCACCTTGTTGGGGAGGATATCATGGCTGACTACCTCCTGTATGCCCtgaacaagcagcagcagttcaa GTATGTACAGCGTTATGGACTGGCTGAGGCCTGCGATGACATTGGGCTTGTGCTGAGGCACGTGGCCCTTGCCCAGGGCAGGACACAGAAGGTGAAGGTATTGACGGGCACAG GGAATGTCAACATGATGATGCTCAACTATCCTGCTGCTGCCTATGAGTTCCTGCGGGATTTCCGGGCTGGACGCCTGGGCAGGGTGACGCTGGACTGA
- the SPRN gene encoding shadow of prion protein has protein sequence MYRGTAACWALMLLAAALCDTVAGKGGRGGARGAARGGARGAARSRVKAAVPRYGSSLRVAAAAAAGAAAGAAAGAALRRARLAGDGTEDRDGNGTVSAWSSAAPGRVTPRWAGAWLCPLAAVLRR, from the coding sequence ATGTACCGGGGCACGGCTGCGTGCTGGGCGCTGATGCTGCTGGCGGCCGCCCTCTGCGACACGGTGGCCGGTAAGGGCGGACGCGGCGGAGCCCGGGGGGCCGCCCGCGGTGGGGCTCGGGGGGCCGCCCGCAGCCGGGTGAAGGCGGCCGTGCCCCGGTACGGGTCGTCCTTGCGCGTagccgcggcggcggcggcgggcgcggcggccggggcggcggcgggggccgcGCTGCGCCGGGCACGGCTGGCGGGGGACGGCACCGAGGACCGCGATGGCAACGGGACCGTCAGCGCCTGGAGCTCCGCCGCACCGGGACGGGTCACGCCGCGCTGGGCCGGGGCCTGGCTCTGCCCCTTGGCCGCCGTGCTCCGCCGCTGA
- the ECHS1 gene encoding enoyl-CoA hydratase, mitochondrial — MAASVRALLRAGARPRAFLPPPPRPLLGARGCSAGAAFQYVAVQKTGARQSVGLIRLNRPQALNALCEGLMEELGRALRTLQDDPQVGAIVITGSEKAFAAGADIKEMQNKTFQECYSGSFLVSWDKVSTIRKPIIAAVNGYALGGGCELAMMCDIIYAGEKAQFGQPEILLGTIPGAGGTQRLTRAVGKSLAMEMVLTGDRISAQEAKEAGLVSKIFPVDKLVDAAVACAEKIANNSKLVAAMAKESVNSAFETTLAEGMRTEKRLFYSTFATADRKEGMAAFVEKRKANFTDS; from the exons ATGGCCGCGTCCGTACGCGCGCTCCTCCGTGCCGGTGCGCGCCCCCGCGCGTTCCTCCCCCCGCCGCCCCGCCCCCTCCTCGGGGCTCGGGGCTGCAGCGCCG GGGCTGCGTTCCAGTACGTGGCGGTGCAGAAGACGGGGGCCCGGCAGAGCGTGGGCCTGATCCGGCTGAACCGGCCGCAGGCGCTCAATGCCCTGTGCGAAGGGCtgatggaggagctggggcGAGCACTGCGGACCCTGCAGGACGACCCACAAGTGGGGGCCATTGTCATCACCGGCAGCGAGAAAGCCTTCGCAG CTGGAGCAGACATTAAGGAGATGCAGAATAAGACCTTCCAGGAGTGCTACAGCGGCAGCTTCCTCGTCAGCTGGGACAAAGTCTCCACCATCCGCAAGCCCATCATTGCTGCTGTCAATGGCTATGCA CTGGGTGGTGGGTGCGAGCTGGCCATGATGTGCGACATCATCTATGCTGGGGAGAAGGCACAGTTTGGACAACCAGAGATCCTGCTGGGAACCATCCCAG gtgctggagggACACAGAGGTTGACCAGAGCAGTGGGGAAGTCACTGGCCATGGAGATGGTGCTCACTGGGGACCGGATTTCGGCACAGGAGGCAAAGGAAGCAG GTCTGGTCAGCAAGATCTTCCCTGTGGACAAGCTCGTGGATGCGGCTGTTGCCTGTGCAGAGAAGATCGCCAACAACTCCAAACTGGTGGCTGCCATGGCAAAGGAGTCGGTCAACAGTG cCTTTGAGACAACGCTGGCAGAGGGGATGAGGACGGAGAAGCGGCTTTTCTACTCCACCTTTGCCACA gCTGACCGCAAGGAGGGGATGGCAGCGTTCGTGGAGAAGCGCAAAGCCAACTTCACTGACAGCTGA
- the ZNF511 gene encoding zinc finger protein 511, protein MLPLPSGLLRRLREAPLPPPAPAPAPAPAPAPAPPPPFTFAPRRLRLGLHHPLFEDGDVHRHLYLQGVLSSLAEAAEKPKVSEFSCHIPGCCQVFDTLEGYEHHYNTLHRNVCSFCKRSFPSCHLLDIHILEWHDSLFQIMAEKQNMYKCLVEGCAEKFKSSKDRKDHLVTVHLYPADFRFDRPKKVKSGPKHISNPTKQDASVPMDMTTETEQFQVDPMEVAPSESMEIPEPAASPISSVPEKRLYKSRIPSTICFGQGATRGFKGPRKKV, encoded by the exons ATGCTGCCGCTGCCGTCGGGGCTGCTCCGCCGCCTGCGGGAGGCgccgctgccccccccggccccggcccctgCTCCGGCCCCGGCCCCTGCTCCGGCCCCTCCGCCGCCCTTCACGTTCGCTCCCCGCCGGCTCCGCCTCGGCCTCCACCACCCGCTCTTCGAG GATGGGGACGTCCACAGGCACCTGTACCTCCAGGGGGTCCTCAGCAGCCTCGCCGAGGCGGCGGAGAAGCCCAA AGTGTCTGAATTcagctgccacatccctgggtGCTGCCAGGTCTTTGACACCCTGGAAGGCTACGAGCACCACTACAACACACTGCACAGGAACGTCTGCTCCTTCTGCAAGCGCTCCTTTCCCTCTTGCCATCTCCTGGATATCCACATCTTGGAATGGCACGATTCACTCTTCCAGATAATGgctgaaaagcagaacatg TACAAGTGCTTGGTAGAAGGCTGTGCAGAGAAGTTCAAGAGCAGCAAGGACAGAAAGGATCACTTGGTCACTGTTCACCTTTATCCTGCTGACTTTCGGTTTGATAGACCCAAGAAAGTGAAAAG TGGCCCCAAGCACATAAGCAATCCCACAAAGCAGGATGCCAGTGTGCCGATGGATATGACCACGGAGACAGAGCAATTCCAAGTGGACCCCATGGAAGTAGCACCCAGTGAGAGCATGGAGATCCCTgagcctgcagccagccctATCTCCTCAGTGCCAGAGAAACGCCTCTATAAATCCAG GATCCCATCCACAATTTGCTTTGGACAAGGTGCTACCCGAGGATTTAAAGGACCAAGGAAAAAAGTCTGA